Proteins co-encoded in one Erwinia sp. genomic window:
- the citF gene encoding Citrate lyase alpha chain (ID:JIFNMEKO_03081;~source:Prodigal:2.6), with amino-acid sequence MNTKLTELVNQCPDLAGLQAFSTPYATTPYLSDKAQKHNRKIISSVEEVIKATGLRDGMTISFHHAFREGDKTINHVIDIIASMGIKDLTLASSSLLNCNEPLIKHIKSGVITQIYTSGMRGELANAISHGLMQKPVQVHSHGGRVNLIQQGEIVIDVAFLGVSTSDEFGNANGISGKSRCGSLGYAMVDAQYAKKVVLLTEAIVPFYNTPPSIRQDQVDYVVKVDQVGDASQIAVGAVRITSNPRELMIARYAAEVIEYSGYFKQGFSLQTGSGASATACTRFLGEKMVKKGITASFALGGITAGIVELHEKGLIEKLIDTQSFDTTAGASLAKNPNHFEISTNVYADPASKAACVDELDVTILSALEIDLGFNVNVLTGSDGVMRGASGGHCDSAAGANLRIIVAPLIRSRIPTIVRQVTTRVTPGDNIDVLVTDYGVAVNPKRPELIERLSAANVQVTTIEKLYQHAMSLTGEPEPIQFTDRIVGVVRYRDGSVIDIVKQVKN; translated from the coding sequence ATGAACACAAAATTAACTGAACTGGTCAATCAATGTCCTGACCTTGCCGGATTACAGGCTTTTTCTACGCCTTATGCCACCACACCCTATTTAAGTGATAAAGCGCAAAAACATAACCGTAAAATTATCAGCTCAGTAGAAGAGGTTATTAAAGCCACCGGATTACGTGACGGAATGACTATCTCTTTTCATCATGCCTTCCGCGAAGGTGACAAAACCATTAACCATGTTATTGATATTATTGCCAGCATGGGCATTAAAGATCTGACTCTGGCCTCCAGTTCATTATTGAACTGTAACGAACCATTGATAAAACATATTAAATCAGGCGTTATCACACAGATTTATACTTCTGGTATGCGTGGCGAACTGGCGAATGCAATTTCTCATGGATTAATGCAGAAGCCAGTGCAAGTGCACTCACACGGTGGTCGGGTCAATTTGATCCAGCAGGGAGAGATCGTTATTGATGTGGCTTTTCTCGGGGTTTCCACTTCCGATGAATTCGGCAATGCCAATGGCATATCAGGAAAATCACGGTGTGGATCATTGGGCTACGCTATGGTCGACGCGCAATATGCTAAAAAAGTGGTGTTATTAACAGAGGCGATTGTCCCGTTTTACAATACCCCGCCCAGTATCCGGCAAGACCAGGTTGATTACGTTGTCAAAGTGGATCAGGTAGGTGATGCCTCACAAATCGCAGTGGGTGCCGTCCGTATCACTTCAAATCCTCGTGAGTTGATGATTGCCAGATATGCAGCAGAAGTAATTGAATATTCTGGTTATTTCAAACAAGGATTTTCTCTGCAAACCGGTTCTGGTGCCTCTGCAACCGCCTGTACCCGCTTTCTCGGGGAAAAAATGGTGAAAAAGGGTATTACCGCCAGCTTTGCGCTCGGTGGCATTACCGCAGGGATTGTCGAATTACACGAAAAAGGCTTGATAGAAAAACTGATTGATACTCAGAGTTTTGATACTACGGCGGGGGCATCTCTGGCTAAAAATCCCAATCACTTTGAGATTTCGACCAACGTGTACGCTGACCCTGCATCTAAAGCCGCTTGTGTCGATGAACTGGATGTCACCATTTTAAGTGCGCTTGAGATTGACCTTGGGTTTAATGTTAACGTATTGACTGGCTCAGATGGTGTAATGCGGGGCGCCTCGGGTGGGCATTGCGATTCGGCAGCTGGTGCTAATCTGAGGATTATTGTGGCACCACTGATTCGCAGCCGTATACCCACCATTGTTCGCCAGGTAACAACACGCGTCACTCCCGGCGATAACATTGATGTGCTGGTCACAGACTATGGTGTGGCCGTGAATCCTAAACGACCTGAATTGATAGAACGTCTGAGTGCTGCCAATGTTCAGGTCACCACCATAGAAAAACTCTACCAGCATGCCATGTCACTAACCGGCGAACCAGAACCTATTCAGTTTACTGATCGCATTGTTGGAGTAGTGCGTTACCGCGATGGTTCGGTTATTGACATAGTGAAACAGGTAAAAAACTGA
- the citX gene encoding Apo-citrate lyase phosphoribosyl-dephospho-CoA transferase (ID:JIFNMEKO_03082;~source:Prodigal:2.6), which produces MSHRLRLTDGPAITLEQMLAAREQRAWRQQAWLQQHPVPLISLTLVVPGSIKQSSGSQFLFQQAVTAITALCESAHYPLLRQQTCCSACGNEALFSVAADALSLKTACIDLENKHPLGRLWDIDIISPSGDILSRTTSHQADRRCLLCQESAHACARSRKHSVMDLIQVMEDKLNAYQRNSPTL; this is translated from the coding sequence ATGTCCCATCGCCTCAGACTGACTGATGGCCCTGCCATCACGTTGGAACAGATGTTAGCCGCCCGCGAACAGAGGGCATGGCGTCAGCAAGCCTGGCTGCAACAGCACCCGGTCCCCTTGATTTCACTGACACTGGTGGTACCGGGAAGTATCAAACAAAGCAGCGGTAGTCAGTTTCTCTTTCAACAGGCAGTCACGGCGATTACGGCGCTATGTGAATCGGCACACTATCCGCTGCTCAGGCAACAAACATGCTGTTCAGCGTGTGGTAACGAAGCGCTGTTTTCCGTTGCTGCTGATGCGCTATCGCTGAAAACCGCCTGTATTGACCTCGAAAACAAACACCCGCTTGGCCGGTTGTGGGATATCGATATTATTTCTCCCTCAGGCGATATCCTGTCGCGCACGACCAGCCATCAGGCCGATCGTCGTTGCTTACTATGCCAGGAGAGCGCCCATGCTTGTGCCAGATCACGCAAGCATTCAGTGATGGACCTTATTCAGGTTATGGAGGATAAACTCAATGCTTACCAACGCAATAGCCCAACCCTGTGA
- the citG gene encoding 2-(5''-triphosphoribosyl)-3'-dephosphocoenzyme-A synthase (ID:JIFNMEKO_03083;~source:Prodigal:2.6) — MLTNAIAQPCDSTFYFSSNITRAGTLATLALYNEVALTPKPGLVDRSNPGAHRDMDFHTFIDSINAISPWFDEFYHSGYRHRKHSLCTLLRTIRPAGIACEQSMLSATQGVNTHKGAIFSLGLICAVIGYLEGRQLPLTARSICHSVAEACHGLLNELTTAGTPDTAGKRLYRQYGFTGACGEAASGFATVWQYSLPAYQHCKASGCDEQTALLQALMLLMAYNNDTNIVARGGLDGLQFVQQRARAILQSPDKLVAEDLSLLIDFNQQLTEKYLSPGGSADLLAVTWFLTHYDR; from the coding sequence ATGCTTACCAACGCAATAGCCCAACCCTGTGACAGTACATTTTATTTTTCCAGCAATATCACCCGGGCTGGCACGCTCGCAACGCTGGCATTATACAACGAGGTGGCTCTGACGCCGAAACCCGGTTTAGTCGATCGCAGTAACCCCGGCGCGCACCGGGATATGGACTTCCATACCTTTATCGACAGTATCAATGCGATAAGCCCCTGGTTCGATGAGTTTTATCACTCAGGCTACCGGCACCGGAAGCATTCACTCTGCACGCTACTGCGCACTATTCGCCCGGCCGGGATTGCCTGTGAACAGAGTATGTTGTCAGCCACACAAGGGGTGAACACGCATAAAGGCGCTATTTTTTCCTTGGGCCTGATATGTGCGGTCATCGGCTATCTCGAAGGGCGACAACTTCCTCTTACTGCACGCAGTATATGCCACTCTGTAGCAGAAGCGTGCCATGGCCTGCTCAACGAACTCACTACAGCTGGCACACCGGATACCGCCGGGAAACGGCTTTACCGACAATATGGGTTTACCGGCGCTTGCGGAGAAGCGGCAAGCGGGTTTGCCACCGTCTGGCAATACAGTCTTCCCGCTTATCAACACTGCAAGGCATCAGGCTGCGATGAGCAGACAGCACTGTTACAGGCACTGATGCTGTTGATGGCTTATAATAACGATACCAATATCGTGGCACGCGGGGGACTGGATGGATTGCAGTTTGTACAACAGCGCGCACGCGCGATACTACAATCACCCGACAAACTTGTGGCAGAAGATCTCAGCCTGCTCATTGATTTTAATCAGCAACTGACTGAAAAATATCTCAGCCCCGGAGGCAGCGCAGATCTGTTAGCCGTGACCTGGTTTTTAACTCACTACGACAGGTAG